GAACTGAGAGAACTAAAACTCCCAAATCTCAACATATCTTACAATACATCTCTTCCTCCCGCTTTTCGATTCTAACCCAACAAACACACACAAAAGCTCACCAGTCATGAAAAACGACTGTCGTTTCgctctcctcctcctccttttcTTGACTTCAATTACCCTTCACGCAAAAGCGGAAGTCATAACCCTAACTCCCGACACCTTCTCCGACAAGGTAACCCTTTTACTCTCCCTTTATCCCTCATTTAATGTCCCCAATTTAAATCAAACAAGCtctctttttagggttttttttgtgtttgtttttgtCCAATTTTAATAGCTTTGTGATCAGTTCcaattttgtttaatttcattTCGATTTTAATTTATCCCTTTGCGCAACTTCTTAAACATATTCTCTTCGATGGTTATTGATCTTTTTCAAATTCAAAGTTTGACATATTGCACAACAGAAAATCCCACTGGTTAACAATTGGGTATATGAATTCGGATTTAGGGGTTTCTTTTTCCCCCTATGATAAATAACTCGAAGTATATATtgaatttcctttctttttcaggTAAAGGAGAAAGACACGGCCTGGTTCGTGAAATTTTGTGTTCCTTGGTGTAAACATTGGTAATAATTTTCTGCCTGGTTTATTAGTTTTGTTGGATCGAGCTAGACCTGATTATAGAGCTTCCAccattgtaatttttttactaaTGACTTGTGATAATAATGGGTtttgcttttcctttttctttttttttttttcagtaaaAACTTGGGGACGTTGTGGGATGAGTTAGGAAAGGCAATGGAAGGAGAAGACGAAATAGAGATTGGAGAAGTTGATTGCAGTGTAAGCAAACCTGTATGCACTAAAGTAGACATCCATTCATATCCCACGTTTAAGCTCTTTTATGATGGCGAAGAAGTTGCTAAATATCAAGGTGACATTCTAATTTCACTTCTTTTTTAATGCAAACATTGAAGTTCAGTTCAAACTCAAGATCCTCTCTCTGTGTTGTATATGAAGGATTAATGTTATATTGCCATTTGTACTTAGTAATTAGCAACCTTTACACTTAGTTTCTTCAACTCACTAGGCATTGAATGCTTT
The Gossypium hirsutum isolate 1008001.06 chromosome A07, Gossypium_hirsutum_v2.1, whole genome shotgun sequence genome window above contains:
- the LOC107953209 gene encoding protein disulfide-isomerase 5-1; this encodes MKNDCRFALLLLLFLTSITLHAKAEVITLTPDTFSDKVKEKDTAWFVKFCVPWCKHCKNLGTLWDELGKAMEGEDEIEIGEVDCSVSKPVCTKVDIHSYPTFKLFYDGEEVAKYQGKRDVESLKAFALEEAEKAAEKAQLDTDQEL